DNA sequence from the Sneathiella sp. P13V-1 genome:
AAAAACAAACATCTTTTTGCCAGTCGCGGCGATGATAGCGGTACCCACAAAAAGGAAATAAGCCTTTGGCGCTCAGCTGGGTTAAACCCGTTTGAATTTGACAGCGTCTGGTATCGCTCCGCCGGATCAGGGATGGGGGCGACACTCAATATTGCCAATGCGATGAATGCTTACGTATTGACGGACCGTGCAACTTGGCTGAATTTCAAGAACCGTGATGGACTGAAACTAATGCTCCAAGGAGACAAGGCACTCCATAATCAATATACCTTCATTCCCGTTTGCATAAAAAAACATCCTCATGTGAAGCGGGAGCTTGTGGCCAAGGTTGAGCAATGGCTTGCTGGAGAAAAAGGGCAGGGCATCATTGGTGCCTACAAGTTGGCGGGGGAGCAATTATTCTTTCCCAATGCGAATAACAAGAACCTGAATTAGGTGGTCGGTTAATTGGAGATTAGTCAGTTAATTAATATTCTCGATCTCGCAGGTGTTGCGGTTTTTGCAGCAAGTGGCAGTCTGGTCGCGAGCCGAAAAGAGATGGATCTTATCGGGTTCGGGTTAATGGCCGCGCTTACCGGGCTCGGTGGTGGGACCCTTCGTGATCTTATTTTGGGGCGTGAAGTTTTCTGGCTGCAAGCGGAGTGGTATGTGGCCGTATG
Encoded proteins:
- a CDS encoding substrate-binding domain-containing protein — translated: MKLLLALVGWCLSLLIAMPSWADEIKLAVTTSFHNSGLADELLPEIKKDLNLTVHLLVVGTGQALKLGRSGDVDAILVHSKKAEEKFVADGFGCYRRELMYNDFVLAGPKNDPGKIARLSKAVDALKVIEKNKHLFASRGDDSGTHKKEISLWRSAGLNPFEFDSVWYRSAGSGMGATLNIANAMNAYVLTDRATWLNFKNRDGLKLMLQGDKALHNQYTFIPVCIKKHPHVKRELVAKVEQWLAGEKGQGIIGAYKLAGEQLFFPNANNKNLN